A genomic segment from Corylus avellana chromosome ca5, CavTom2PMs-1.0 encodes:
- the LOC132183176 gene encoding transcription factor IIIA: MGAMGEIEKPLFRDIRRYFCEYCGICRSKKSLITSHILTHHKEVMEEKGVDEEEKIEGTKSNTCIECGATFKKLAYLKQHMQSHSLERPYTCPVDDCHSSYRRKDHLTRHLLLHQGKLFNCPIENCNREFSFQGNMKRHVKEFHGEDQPLTDAKCQKQYVCPEIGCGKAFRFASKLRKHEDSHVKLDSVEAFCCEPGCMKYFSNDLCLKAHIKSCHQHITCEICGTKQVKRNIKRHLQMHEAEVSLVRIKCNHKGCLHTFSNKSNLRQHEKAVHLDLKPFACSFTGCGMRFAHKHVRDNHEKTGNHVYTPGDFEESDEQFQSRPRGGRKRECPTVEMLIRKRVTPPCQLDEGSDYFSWLLSQSTEDEQ; this comes from the exons atgggtgCGATGGGAGAGATAGAAAAGCCGCTATTCAGAGACATAAGGCGTTATTTCTGTGAGTACTGTGGCATTTGCAGGTCCAAGAAGTCCCTTATCACCTCTCACATCCTCACACATCACAAG GAGGTGATGGAGGAGAAGGGTGTtgatgaagaagagaaaatagaGGGGACAAAATCCAATACTTGCATAGAATGTGGTGCCACTTTCAAGAAACTGGCGTATTTGAAGCAACATATGCAGAGTCATTCCCTTGAG AGGCCGTATACTTGTCCAGTTGATGATTGCCATTCCAGCTACAGAAGAAAGGACCACTTGACTCGCCATCTTCTTCTGCACCAAGGAAAACTCTTCAATTGTCCAATTGAGAACTGCAACcgtgaattttcttttcaaggCAACATGAAAAGGCATGTGAAAGAATTCCATGGCGAGGATCAGCCTCTTACTGATGCCAAATGCCAGAAGCAGTATGTCTGCCCTGAAATTGGGTGTGGGAAGGCTTTCAGATTTGCGTCGAAGTTGCGGAAGCATGAGGACTCCCATG TTAAACTAGACTCGGTGGAGGCCTTCTGTTGTGAACCTGGTTGTATGAAATATTTTTCCAATGATCTATGCCTTAAGGCCCACATCAAGTCCTGCCACCAACATATTACTTGTGAGATATGCGGGACCAAGCAGGTGAAAAGGAACATTAAGCGGCACCTCCAAATGCATGAAGCCGAAGTGTCATTGGTGAGAATCAAATGCAATCACAAGGGTTGTCTTCACACATTTTCAAAT AAATCAAATCTCCGTCAGCATGAGAAGGCTGTGCACCTTGATCTTAAACCTTTTGCCTGTAGCTTTACTGGTTGTGGAATGAGATTCGCACACAAGCATGTGAGAGACAATCATGAAAAAACAGGGAACCATGTTTACACACCT GGGGACTTTGAAGAGTCAGATGAGCAATTTCAATCGAGGCCCAGGGGTGGGCGGAAGAGAGAGTGCCCAACTGTAGAAATGCTTATCCGAAAGAGGGTTACTCCACCATGTCAGCTGGATGAGGGTTCTGACTATTTTTCTTGGTTGCTTTCACAGAGCACTGAGGACGAGCAGTGA
- the LOC132182029 gene encoding uncharacterized protein LOC132182029 → MKESLVWKIIWKLPLPNAAKIFFWRACQNVLPTEDNLLRRKVVKEPYCPICEKEPETVVHALWGCPAATDVWGCSKKIFQKCATEGVDFLLLAEQILSRCGSENSVLFVHLACQIWWRRNKWVHDGTVINPNVIIQETTKFVEEYKRVNEAVFSAHGVSTSTQSIRWLAPNRDWYKANWDAAFENSTGRMGIGVVVRDDRGRVVVTLSKPRMGSFEPTTGEAYAAFHAMCMCRNLGIQCLYLEGDAKLIVDAINSSTKTCSRYDHIVEDSRSILNTFPKWKCGFIHREANEAAHRHAKAAITDVSDRIWGNDPHDCIRDIVLREQIALSLDC, encoded by the coding sequence ATGAAGGAGAGTTTGGTGTGGAAGATAATTTGGAAATTACCTCTCCCAAATGctgctaaaatttttttctggAGAGCCTGCCAGAATGTGTTACCCACAGAAGATAATCTGCTTAGAAGAAAGGTGGTAAAGGAACCTTATTGCCCAATCTGTGAGAAGGAACCTGAGACAGTTGTGCATGCATTATGGGGATGTCCAGCAGCAACAGATGTATGGGGCTGCAGCaagaaaattttccaaaaatgcgCTACTGAAGGTGTGGATTTTCTGCTCCTTGCAGAACAGATACTGTCAAGATGTGGGTCTGAGAATTCGGTATTATTTGTTCATCTTGCCTGCCAGATTTGGTGGAGGAGAAATAAGTGGGTCCACGATGGAACCGTCATCAACCCAAATGTCATAATACAAGAAACGACCAAGTTCGTGGAAGAATATAAACGCGTGAATGAAGCGGTATTTTCTGCACATGGGGTGAGCACAAGCACCCAAAGCATTAGATGGTTAGCTCCTAATCGTGATTGGTATAAGGCGAACTGGGACGCTGCTTTTGAAAACTCTACTGGAAGGATGGGCATAGGGGTTGTAGTTAGAGATGACAGAGGAAGGGTAGTTGTAACGTTGAGCAAGCCAAGAATGGGATCTTTCGAGCCAACGACGGGCGAAGCGTATGCTGCTTTTCACGCAATGTGTATGTGTAGAAACCTGGGCATTCAATGTCTTTATCTGGAGGGTGATGCGAAACTGATAGTTGATGCCATTAACTCAAGTACGAAGACATGCAGCCGATATGATCATATAGTGGAGGATTCACGTTCTATTTTAAACACATTCCCTAAATGGAAATGTGGTTTTATACACCGTGAAGCTAATGAGGCGGCGCATAGGCATGCTAAGGCGGCTATAACAGATGTCAGTGATAGAATTTGGGGGAATGATCCACATGATTGTATTAGAGACATTGTACTGAGGGAGCAAATAGCTCTCTCCCTTGATTGTTGA
- the LOC132182030 gene encoding uncharacterized protein LOC132182030 — protein sequence MGFADRWVKLIMMCVKSANYEILINGNPTGRIYPSRGIRQGDPISPYLFLLCAKALSSLLSKAKRSGELAGAPTSKKGPRLNHLFFVDDSLLFCKATPFHWRKMAAILHSYEMASGQRLNQAKTSIFFSRNTTTETQQEILRVTGNPCTQRYDKYLGLPALVGKSRNQSFKSIKDRVWRRLSDWKLKFLSQAGKEILLKAVIQAIPTYSMSIFLLPKGLCTEINSLMQKLWWGHQENDS from the coding sequence ATGGGGTTTGCAGATAGATGGGTGAAGTTGATTATGATGTGTGTCAAGTCGGCTAATTATGAGATCCTAATTAACGGGAACCCTACTGGTCGAATTTACCCCTCAAGGGGTATTAGACAGGGGGACCCTATCTCaccttatttgtttttattgtgtGCAAAAGCTCTGAGTTCCCTCTTGTCTAAGGCGAAGAGGAGTGGTGAACTAGCTGGAGCCCCTACTTCCAAAAAAGGACCGAGGTTAAATCACCTCTTTTTCGTCGACGATAGCCTGTTATTCTGTAAAGCTACACCTTTTCATTGGAGAAAAATGGCAGCAATTCTACACAGTTACGAAATGGCGTCGGGGCAACGGTTAAATCAGGCAAAgacgtcaattttttttagccGCAACACCACCACAGAGACACAGCAGGAAATTTTGAGGGTGACGGGGAATCCATGTACGCAGAGATACGATAAATATCTAGGCTTGCCAGCACTGGTGGGAAAATCACGTAATCAATCCTTCAAAAGCATAAAGGATAGGGTGTGGAGGCGATTGAGTGACTGGAAGCTCAAATTCCTCTCGCAAGCGGGGAAAGAAATTCTGTTGAAGGCCGTGATCCAAGCTATACCGACGTACAGTATGAGCATTTTCCTTCTCCCTAAGGGATTGTGCACCGAAATTAACTCTTTGATGCAAAAATTATGGTGGGGGCATCAAGAGAACGATTCTTga